A single window of uncultured Pseudodesulfovibrio sp. DNA harbors:
- a CDS encoding catalase has protein sequence MSKKKLTNNFGAPVADNQNVMTAGPRGPQLLQDVWFLEKLAHFDREVIPERRMHAKGSGAYGTFTVTKDITQYTKASIFAEVGKKTDMFARFSTVAGERGAADAERDIRGFALKFYTDEGNWDLVGNNTPVFFLRDPLKFPDLNHAVKRDPRTNMRSAKNNWDFWTSLPEALHQVTITMSDRGIPQSYRHMHGFGSHTFSFINANNERFWVKFHFRSHQGIKNMTDEEAAKTVGMCRESHQRDLYDTLEQGDFPKWTLSVQIMPEKEAATYKHNPFDLTKVWYHGDYPLIEVGEVELNRNPENYFAEVEQAAFNPASIVPGIGFSPDKMLQGRLFSYGDAQRYRLGVNHHLIPVNAAKCPVHGYHRDGAMRVDGNYGGTLGYEPNSYGEWQEQPEHKEPPLELDGAAYNWDHREDDDYYTQPGKLFRLMSPDQQKVLFENTARAMGDAPEEIKQRHIGNCMKADPNYGKGVAKALGLTPKCLD, from the coding sequence ATGTCAAAGAAAAAACTGACGAACAATTTCGGCGCTCCGGTTGCCGACAACCAAAATGTAATGACCGCCGGCCCACGGGGACCACAGCTTCTGCAAGATGTATGGTTTCTTGAAAAGCTTGCCCATTTTGACAGAGAGGTCATTCCTGAGCGCAGAATGCACGCCAAAGGATCAGGCGCATACGGCACTTTCACCGTGACCAAGGACATTACCCAATACACCAAGGCCAGCATTTTTGCGGAAGTGGGGAAAAAAACCGATATGTTCGCCCGTTTCTCCACTGTTGCCGGAGAACGCGGCGCGGCTGATGCGGAACGCGATATTCGCGGCTTTGCCCTAAAATTTTATACGGACGAAGGTAACTGGGATCTGGTCGGAAACAACACGCCTGTTTTTTTCCTGCGTGACCCGCTCAAATTCCCAGACCTCAACCACGCCGTTAAGCGCGACCCGCGCACCAATATGCGGAGCGCAAAAAACAACTGGGACTTCTGGACATCGCTGCCCGAGGCTCTGCATCAGGTAACCATAACCATGAGCGATCGCGGTATCCCGCAATCATACCGCCATATGCACGGATTCGGCAGTCACACTTTCAGCTTTATCAACGCTAACAACGAAAGATTCTGGGTCAAATTCCATTTCCGGTCGCATCAGGGCATCAAGAACATGACGGATGAAGAAGCAGCAAAAACAGTCGGTATGTGCCGAGAAAGTCATCAACGGGATTTATACGACACTCTTGAACAAGGAGATTTTCCCAAATGGACGCTCAGTGTCCAGATCATGCCGGAGAAAGAGGCTGCTACGTACAAGCATAACCCCTTTGACCTGACAAAAGTGTGGTACCATGGGGACTATCCACTAATTGAAGTCGGAGAAGTGGAACTGAATCGCAACCCTGAAAATTACTTTGCGGAGGTGGAACAAGCCGCTTTCAACCCGGCGAGCATTGTTCCTGGCATTGGCTTCTCTCCCGACAAGATGCTCCAGGGGCGTCTGTTCTCCTATGGAGATGCACAACGCTACCGCCTCGGCGTCAATCATCACCTGATTCCAGTTAACGCCGCCAAATGCCCTGTCCATGGCTACCACCGGGACGGTGCAATGCGTGTGGATGGCAACTATGGTGGCACCCTCGGCTATGAGCCGAACAGCTATGGAGAATGGCAGGAGCAACCGGAACACAAAGAACCGCCTCTTGAACTGGATGGCGCGGCATACAACTGGGATCACAGAGAGGATGACGACTATTACACCCAACCCGGCAAACTGTTCAGACTGATGTCACCTGATCAACAAAAAGTTCTCTTTGAGAACACCGCCCGTGCAATGGGTGATGCCCCGGAAGAAATCAAACAACGCCATATCGGCAATTGCATGAAAGCTGACCCCAACTATGGGAAAGGCGTGGCAAAAGCCTTGGGACTGACTCCGAAATGCCTCGATTAG
- a CDS encoding IscA/HesB family protein, producing MFEVTEAAQKQLEGYFQDKDASPIRVYLAAGGUAGPRLTLALDEPNDKDEVFEAAGLTFLVDKELSKETGKIKIDMTYYGFVVESENPVGGGSEGASCGCSSAGSCSSNGSGGCGC from the coding sequence ATGTTCGAAGTTACAGAAGCTGCCCAGAAACAGCTTGAAGGCTACTTCCAGGACAAGGACGCTTCCCCCATCCGCGTATACCTCGCGGCTGGCGGCTGAGCAGGCCCGCGCCTGACCCTGGCTCTGGATGAGCCTAATGATAAAGACGAAGTTTTCGAGGCCGCTGGTTTGACCTTCCTTGTTGACAAGGAATTGAGCAAAGAGACCGGCAAGATCAAGATTGACATGACCTACTACGGGTTCGTAGTTGAGTCTGAAAATCCTGTTGGCGGCGGCAGCGAAGGCGCCAGCTGTGGATGCTCTTCCGCTGGTTCGTGCAGTTCCAACGGTTCCGGCGGCTGCGGTTGCTAA
- the pyrR gene encoding bifunctional pyr operon transcriptional regulator/uracil phosphoribosyltransferase PyrR, with product MKECGTILSDREMSRTLERLAFEIYERHGDDETVAILGIQRRGADLAERLKKLLDERLGRKVPLGKLDINLYRDDWTTNLELAPTINCSEIGYDVEGRTIVLVDDVLYSGRTVRAALEAILDYGRPKQVELLVLVDRGHRELPIQADYVGKRVDTLGDEHVNVLVVERDDEDKVCLVRGD from the coding sequence ATGAAAGAATGCGGGACCATCTTATCCGACAGGGAAATGAGCAGGACGCTTGAGCGTCTGGCCTTTGAAATTTATGAACGGCACGGGGACGATGAAACCGTTGCCATCCTTGGCATTCAGCGGCGTGGAGCCGATCTTGCCGAGCGGTTGAAAAAATTGCTGGATGAGCGCCTTGGGCGCAAGGTTCCGTTGGGCAAGCTCGATATCAACCTGTACCGCGACGATTGGACGACCAATCTGGAGCTGGCTCCGACCATCAATTGCTCTGAGATTGGCTACGACGTGGAAGGACGCACCATCGTATTGGTTGACGATGTGCTTTATTCCGGTCGCACTGTCCGGGCCGCACTGGAAGCTATTCTTGATTATGGGCGTCCCAAACAGGTTGAACTGTTGGTGCTGGTTGACCGCGGGCACCGTGAGTTGCCTATTCAGGCGGATTACGTGGGCAAACGCGTCGATACGTTGGGCGATGAGCACGTTAACGTGCTGGTGGTTGAGCGTGACGATGAAGATAAAGTCTGCTTAGTGCGGGGCGATTAA
- the thrB gene encoding homoserine kinase, which translates to MAFTPLERDPIPLPCITLVGMASAGKSTLGTLLAERLGWGQLDTDRYLESYYAMPLQAILDRYGLDEFLRIEEHLVSELNLTRTVISTGGSVIYGPKAMARLKKLGPVVLLDIDEATFVERVGNAENRGLAIAPGKTMQDLYNEREPLYRAAADIVVGTVEHTPEESVDLILEHVDFA; encoded by the coding sequence ATGGCTTTTACTCCTCTGGAGCGCGACCCCATTCCGTTGCCGTGCATCACATTGGTGGGCATGGCCTCGGCGGGAAAGTCCACGTTGGGCACTCTTTTGGCCGAGCGTCTTGGCTGGGGGCAGCTCGATACGGATCGTTACCTTGAATCCTACTACGCCATGCCGTTGCAGGCGATTCTCGACAGGTACGGGCTGGATGAATTTTTGCGTATCGAAGAGCATCTGGTTTCCGAGTTGAATCTGACCCGGACGGTTATCTCCACGGGCGGCAGCGTTATTTATGGGCCCAAGGCCATGGCGCGGCTCAAGAAGCTTGGTCCGGTTGTGTTGCTCGACATCGACGAAGCCACGTTTGTTGAACGTGTAGGGAATGCTGAGAATCGAGGACTTGCCATCGCTCCCGGCAAGACCATGCAGGACCTTTACAACGAACGGGAGCCACTGTACCGTGCCGCCGCCGACATCGTGGTCGGTACTGTTGAGCATACGCCTGAAGAGAGCGTGGATCTTATTCTCGAACACGTGGATTTCGCATGA
- a CDS encoding WcbI family polysaccharide biosynthesis putative acetyltransferase, whose product MNKELCIVHANCQGAPLIERLETCPEFADRYECRLFTNYVREPLPDDTWKNCTLFLYQFLGPNWDELASETLLTKLSDNARSLCIPNMFFTGYWPTWSNKAGFDYRCEHLDTLVALGLPAEETVILALHANIAAKYDLPARLAQTFVQEESREANTPVTYSHIIRERYKDIRLFNTINHPGPLLINHVAKGVLKELGFAPPSDAALNALGDPFPECELPINPKVSATLGLSFGEPEQEYEIYGTKMTFARWVTHYISARKANVTDFIGYLQGIHKP is encoded by the coding sequence ATGAACAAGGAACTTTGCATCGTTCACGCCAATTGTCAGGGCGCCCCACTTATCGAAAGACTTGAGACCTGCCCGGAATTTGCTGACAGGTACGAATGTCGGCTCTTCACCAACTATGTTCGAGAACCTCTCCCCGACGATACTTGGAAAAACTGCACCCTATTTTTATATCAATTTCTCGGCCCCAATTGGGATGAACTGGCGTCAGAAACACTACTTACCAAACTTTCAGACAATGCTCGCTCCTTATGCATCCCCAACATGTTCTTCACAGGCTATTGGCCGACGTGGTCAAACAAAGCCGGATTTGATTACCGTTGCGAGCATCTGGATACACTGGTCGCTCTCGGACTTCCGGCAGAGGAAACAGTCATCCTCGCCTTGCACGCAAACATTGCCGCCAAATACGACCTCCCTGCACGTCTGGCACAGACCTTTGTGCAGGAAGAAAGTCGAGAAGCAAATACACCGGTCACATACAGTCATATCATCCGAGAAAGATACAAGGACATCAGACTGTTCAACACGATCAACCACCCCGGTCCCTTGCTCATAAACCATGTCGCCAAAGGAGTGCTCAAGGAGCTTGGATTCGCGCCGCCAAGCGATGCCGCCTTGAATGCACTGGGTGATCCGTTCCCGGAATGTGAACTGCCAATTAACCCCAAGGTCTCCGCGACCCTAGGGCTGTCCTTTGGCGAGCCTGAGCAGGAGTACGAAATTTACGGGACAAAGATGACCTTCGCCCGATGGGTCACACACTACATCAGCGCCCGAAAAGCGAACGTAACCGACTTTATCGGCTATCTCCAAGGCATTCACAAACCATAA